The Phaseolus vulgaris cultivar G19833 chromosome 5, P. vulgaris v2.0, whole genome shotgun sequence genomic interval tcatggaggTGATGCAAGGCCTTCAAGAGGCGATGGCGGCGTCGAAAGCAAAGCAAGAACGCATTCAGCTGGATCTTGCGGCGTCGCAGGCGAGAAATGAAGAGTTCTGCCGCGTGAACGAAGATTTGCGCCGCGGGATGCGCAACCACCCTGGGAATCGCGAAACAGAGGATCGTGAGTGTTTTACACCGCCCAGGGAGTTTCCCATGCATTTCTCGCAGTATATCATGGAGGTAGTGATCCCCCACACGTTTGTACGTCCTAAGGTGATGTTCACAGGAATGGAAGATCTAGAGGCGCACCTCACTGTGTTCCACACGTAGATGATGCTTGTCGTCGGTTCTGACGCCgtgaggtgcaagctcttcatgagcacgttGACAGGTATGGCAATGGACTGGTTTATTAGCCTTCCAGATGGTCACGTGACCTCCTTTGCGCAGCTTTCACAGCTGTTCAGGGAGTAGTACATCGTGAACCGGGCTCCCCCGCCGGTGTCGTATGACCTCttcgatgtgaagcagtatcaggggagACGTTGAAAGAATACATCAACCGTTTTTgggcgcaggtggtgaaggttggaACCACGGAAGAGCCAATGATCGTGTATGCATTCAGGAAGGGGATCTGTCCTGGGCCATTCTGCGAGTCAATCATTAGGAATCGCCCCAGAACTTTTGCAGAAATCAAGCGTCGCGCGGTGGAGCACATCACAACGGAAGGTGAGGTGTGCGAGAAACGTGCAAGTGTCGCACCCGCACGCCTTAGAGCATAGTCGCATGCACAACCCGCCAGGGTGAATGAAGCTGTGACAGGGAGGAGAGGCCAAGAGAGGAAGCGCCCCTACGAAGAGAGGAAGCCCCCTTACGAGGCGAGGAAGCCCCTGGCGAGGGGGCACTCAGGGGAGAACAGGCCAGTCAGGCAcgactttgtggtggagttgaaggacctcATTGTTGTGCTTAACATAGCAGATATGTTAAGGGTTTCTCTAACGATAGATAAGGTGCTGGGACCATACAAGGAcgcgtggtgtgagttccatcAAGCGTTTGGGCATCAGATCAACAACTGCTTGGCTCTGGGCCATCAGTTGGACGAGCTAGTCAAGAGCGGGTTCTTGAATGACTATCTGGTGGGGTCATCCGCAGCTGCGGCCTTGGCGGTACCGGTAGAAGATCAGGCTcatgagatgcctatccatggggaggttcacaccatttctggtggTTTTTTAGGCGGAGGATGCACTGCCTCTCAGCGCAAGAGGTATGTGCGGTCAGTGAATTCGGTGGCTGAGCAGGGGGCGGATGATTCGCTGGACATCGACCTTGCGTTCACGAGGGCTAATCTTCACGACGTCGTCCCCCACGATAATGACCCTGTGGTGATTTCAGTCGTAACTACTGGGAGGAAGGTGCACCGCGTGCTCGTGAACCAGGGCAGCTCTGCGGATGTAATGTTCTGGTCCACGTTCAATAAGTTATAGATGTCCCCTGATCTGCTGAGGCCATATACAGTGTGCTTGTATGGCTTCGTAggggaccaagtggaggtgcGCGACTATCTAGAGCTGAGGACGACTTTCACGGATGGTACCGCGTCGCGCACTGAGAACATAAGGTATCTAGTTGTGAATGCCAATTCGGCgtacaacattctgctggggAGGCCAGCCTTGAACAGATTGATGGGGGTGTCGTCCACACGACACATGAAGCTGAAACTGCCTTATCTCAGTGGCAGAGTGATCGTGATCAAGTCCGATCAGcaggaagcgaaaaagtgctatgaaaatagcctaaaaataaagagaggcGTGTTTATGGTGGTGGAGTGCCCACCCAGCGCGGATATGCCCATGGAGGTAGAGCCCGTGGAGGAGACGCCCGCGGAAGCAGTGCccgtggaggaggcgcccgcggGGGCGGTACCCGTGGAGGAGACGCCCATGGAGGAGATGCCCGGGGTGGCATTGCCCATGGGGGAAGCGCCTACTGAGGAAGCATCTAGAAGGCAAGGCCTCGAGGGTGTAGCTCGCGCGGAGAACTCTCGGGATAGGCGTCCCGAGCCGGTCGAGAACATGGTGGAGAGGCGGATTGGTGGGAAGACCTTTAAACTGGGACGACTGCTGGGTCAGgaagagcaggaccaggtggCGGCAGTAATCTCATGCTGGACGtctttgcatggtccgcctcggacatgctcGATATCGACCCAAATTTTTTATGCTAccatctcaccatggaccctAAGGTCCGCCCTGTGCGACAGAGGaagaggaagttcaacgaggaaaggCGCCTCGTCATGCAGGAAGAGACCAGAAAGCTGCTGAGTGCCgaccacatcagggagatccaataccctgagtggttggccaacgtggtgttagtgaagaaggcaaacgaaaagtggaggatgtgtgtggacttcactgacTTGAATAAGACGTGCCCCAAGGATTTGTATCccctgcccagcatcgacgcgttggtggacagcgcctcgggctgcaagatgCTGAGCTTTCTGGATGCGTtttcggggtacaaccagatcaagatgcaacCCCGCGACGAGTGCAAAACGACGTTCATGACCGAGACGTGctgttattgctacaaggtaatgccgtttggttgaagaatgcaggcgccacctatcagagattgatggataaggtccttgcacccatgttGGGTAGAAAtgtgcaggcctacgtagacgacatggtggtgacctcccaAGAGCGGGGGCGGCACACAACTgatctggaagagttgttcgcCACAATAGGCAAGTACCGCCTGaagctgaaccctgagaagtgtatcTTTGGGGTCGAGGCGTgtaagtttttgggttttctcctCACTGAacgggggatagaggcgaaccccgacaagtaTGTGGTGATTCTGGCAATGAGGAGTCCCGCCTCGggcggtgaaggaggtgcagcaattgacggggcggatggccgctCTGTCCAAGTTCGTGTCCGCTGGAGGAGACAAGGGGCACCCTTACTTCCAGTGCTTAAAAAGAAACAGTAGGTTCGTGTGGACTTCCTCAAGCTCAAGGAGTATCTGGCGGCTCCTCCCGTGCTTTGTAAACCACgaacaggcgtgcccctccggttatactTTGCGGTGACCGAGTGGGCGATCAATGCTGTGCTGGTTCAGGAGTAGGACCAGACCTAGCAACCTAaatacttcgtaagcaaggtcTTGCAAGGGCCGGAGGCGAGGTATCAATCTTTAGAGAAGGCggctctggcggtggtgttctcggccaggaggctccgtcactacttccaaagctttacggtggtggtaatgacggACCTCCCCATCTAGAAGGTGTTACAAAAGCCAGATGTCGCAGGGAGGATGGTCCGTTAGGCGGTGGAGCTATCTGAGTTTGATATTCTGTATGAGCCCAGGGGGTCCATCAAGGGACAAGTGTACGCGGACTTCCTGGCGGTGCTCTCGCCAGGAAGCACACAACAAGAGGAAGAGGTTGGCTCCCAGTGGGTGGGTCCTCAAATCAGCAAGGGAGTGGAGCCGGCGTGGTCCTGGAGGGGCCAAACGGTTTGCTGATCGAGCAAGCCTTGAGGTTTGCGTTCAAAGCAAGTaataatcaagcagagtacAAGGCCCTAATAGCTGGGATGCTCTTAGCCAAAGAGATGGGTGGGTGGAGCGTGTTGGCCAAGAGTGATTCGCAgctggtcacggggcaggtgACCGGGGAGTACCAAGCCAAAGACCGGCAGATGGCTGCATATTTGAGGTATGTCCAAGTGCTGAAAGGGGCGTTCGTGGCGTTCGAGTTGGTCCACGTCCCAAGAGAGTAGAATGCCCgtgctgacctgctcgccaagctggccagctcaagcaaggggggaaggcagaggacggtcATCCAGGAAACCCTCAAAACGCCGCGAACGTTTGTGGCggataacagggtggacgtccttCAGATCAGTGCGTTCAAGGGAAGGCCGAGGAGCCATCGGTCCTTGATTCAGGACACGGCGAGGGCCCCCAGTATAAGTGTCTACCCGGCCTCGCCAAAAGAGGAGGACCCCATGCAGGTGTGCGTCCTGGAAGAAGGGGACacgtggatgacgccctataggcGCTACATTGCGGATGGGATCCTCCCAGCAGAGCCCGAAGagggcaagaagataaagagaaaTTCCGCGTGGTACCCTCGTGGATGGAGCACTGTTCAAACACGGGTTCACGCACTCGATCTTGACATGCGTAAGCGGAGATGAGTGCACGAGGATAATGTCTGAACTCCATGAAGgaatttgtgggagccacgtagAAGGAAGGTCTTTGGCGTCCAAGGTGGTGCGTGCAGGCTTCTACTGGCCAACAGTGAGGGAGGACTACGTAAGGTACGCCCAGCAGTGCAAGCAGTGCCAATTGcatgccgactggcacaaggcgcccccggAAGAGCTGaggtcaatttacagcccatggcctttccacacatgggggattgacatttTGGGGCCCTTCCCATTAGAagtaaggcagatgaagtacttgatagtTGTTATTGAGTACTTCACAAAATGGATAGAAACAGAGCCAGTGGagcagatcaccgcacacaaggtacaacactttgtctggaagaacattgtgtgtcgcttcggTGTACCTAGGCACCTTGTCTCGGATAATGGTACTTAGTTTGCAAGCCAGTAGCTGGGCAAGCTGTGTactgaggtaggcatcaagcaagtgttcgcattaGTCGAACTCCCCAGACGAACGAACAGGTGGAGTCCGCCAACAGAATCTTGCTGAGGGGGTTGAAAAGGAGGCTtgagaaggccaaaggagcTTGGGAGGAGGAGGTGCCCAGGATAGTATGGGcctaccacaccacgccccagaCTTCCTCcatggagacgccgttcagcTTGGTATACGGATCggatgccatgatcccagtagagattCACGAGAGCTCACCGCGCTTCCCGAGTTTTGTggctgaagagtccaacgagGAGAGGAAGGTAAATCTAGATCTGTTGGACGAAGCCAGAGAAGAAGCAAGAA includes:
- the LOC137834107 gene encoding uncharacterized protein, with translation MDPKVRPVRQRKRKFNEERRLVMQEETRKLLSADHIREIQYPEWLANVVLVKKANEKWRMCVDFTDLNKTCPKDLYPLPSIDALVDSASGCKMLSFLDAFSGYNQIKMQPRDECKTTFMTETCCYCYKGVHQGTSVRGLPGGALARKHTTRGRGWLPVGGSSNQQGSGAGVVLEGPNGLLIEQALRFAFKASNNQAEYKALIAGMLLAKEMGGWSVLAKSDSQLVTGQVTGEYQAKDRQMAAYLRHQASVRISRTPQTNEQVESANRILLRGLKRRLEKAKGAWEEEVPRIVWAYHTTPQTSSMETPFSLVYGSDAMIPVEIHESSPRFPSFVAEESNEERKVNLDLLDEAREEARIKAEAVKIRVEHQYSSKVKPRQFQVTDLVMRKAHQYELENKLSPKWTGPFRVTEARGNGSYKLETLEGGPIPRTWNATNLKFYFS